The genomic interval atttgataaaatatagtgatttttataattaaataaatttaaattttatttacgaTTTCATAGTGGACTACTCAGAATGAATAGTAATCTTTAGGGTTACGagacaattaaacttttttaattagaataagGATAGATAGACTATTAAGGTGTCTAAATTCCACTGACTTTATAGATttgaaacttttccaaattttcttaaaaatgtatgaaattgTTTAAGGTCacgtatatttatatagatgagataaaataaaagttgaataaaatattattataatataatttttaattttattttatttttaaatttaaaaaaattaaattatttattatattttacgtaaaaatttaaaaaatattatgataattatatatgatgaaatgatttgtaaaaataaattaggataaatcattttctttgtatttaatttttatttatttcctttttgtaATTCAAGACAAGCGAAATAAAAGCGGAGAGGGGAGGGGACTCGGGGAGTCGGGGGTTGAAATTTACGGGGAAACTCATGAGcagagaggaaaagaaagccTGAAAACTAGAAAACCATGGGGATGGGAATGGCGGGTATGGCAGTTAGGGTTTTGGGAGCAGGAAGCAGAAGCATGAGCACCAAAGCCCATAATTCCATTCCCAAAGAGATAGCCAAAGCGATCAATCCTAAGACTGCTTCCTCGGAGTTCCGCAAGTTCCTCGGCATTCCTCACTCCTCTCGTTCTCAAAACGCCTTGTTAATCTCCAAGTTCCTCAGGCTCTACACTTTCAGGGTCTTTCTCTCTATCGCTCTGAAGAACTATATATCTTCCCAGTAATGTGTTTTGGTTAGGTTTTCTTGTTTTGCTTTCCAACTGTTTGATGAAATTTCTGTTTCAGACTGTCAGAAATGATTATAATCTAATtctttcatctaattttattattatttttgtagatgaaTAGTATTGGTTGAAGATATGGCCTTAAATATACATTTTGGACTTTGATTTGTTCTCTTGGTTTGTTGTCGAAACTGAACAAAACTTATATCTATGGTACTCAAAAAGAGTTGATTTTAGACAGGATGAATAGCGGGAGAAATTAATGTGGCTGACAGAGTTGAGAGATTTTATCTTATTCCAATTCAATTTCTGTTTTTAGTTCATTTGCTACGATTGACTTTGTGATATTCACTTGATACACTTTTTGTTTGTGATACAATTTATCAACTTCCATTGACCAACTTATCAACTCGcataaaaaatagcaatacacatacattaaaataatgttttaactACAGATTGGGTTTTTTTATGAGATTCCTGAAGAGCATTGTGGGAAATACTGACTGGTGATTGCTTAAATCCAATGAACAATTTGTTTGAACATGTGGTTGATTGATGGTTTTCCctgtttatatttttctaaaaccaaTACATATTCAATTGTTACATATTGAATTGATCTTCTTTGGTGGCTTGACATATCTACTTTACCTTGTAGAGCCCTGGTATCAAGAAGGACAATATTTGGGAGGATAACTTGAATAAAATGTTACAAGGGAAAGACAGAGTTGGTCTCCCAGAGATTGCCAAATTGCTATCCCCACAATTCAACCATCAAGGAGGCATGAACGCAACCTCTGAAGATAGCAAACAACAAATGGGCAACGTGAAAGGGAAGGCAAAAAAGAAGGgctcaaagaagaaaaagtaggaTGCAGTTCCAACATTTTCTGCATGGACTTGAAGTATTGAATCTTTTGAACGGTTATAATCCTTTTCTAATTTTGGTCTACTGCATTTCAATTAAGAGTTTTATTTCCGTTTCTTAGACATCTTCGTTCTTTTCCACAAGAATAGTAGTACATTATCTATATACTTAAATAAAGACTTGTTGGAGTCCTAATAGGGCAGCTGTGTGTACTAAAATGCCATTGAAACTAGTGATGATTGATATCCCCCTAGACCCGCTCAAACTCCCCTTATCTTTGTAGTCTGTATTTGTGGAAGCCTTGATGCTTGAAGAGGTAATCGAAGAGGACAAGACAGTACTCTGATCTAGCACATTACAAAAACTACCTAATAAATCTGCATTCATCTACctaattagagagagagagagagagagagagttctccATTGAGCTTTCTATaacttagggcttgtttggatggGGAAAATTCTTTTAATCATGGAGgatattttagatgattttttttaagtggtgaGCTGAGTAGAAATATGTTTGCATTGAGAAAACCGTTTCGatgttgacttttttttttttgtctgaaaGTAGTGGGTGGGATGTTTAAAACTGTtctagttggtttttttttacgTGGAAATTGAGGTAATGAAGAGTTTGTGGAATTAAATTGTTTAGGAAATGCAAATTTTTCTAATGCCAGTGACCTTAGATGGtacaaattttgtaattaacAGGTGAAGGGACATGAGTACAAAGTTGttcttatacttttttttaacactattttAAATCAAGTTGATCGAAGTGATAATTGAAAGGACTTACAAGTTGATCATgaattcaattttattgaaggaATTTATGTTACAGTCCATATCGTAGTTCAAGATAGATTACACTATTGACTTATCTCTGTTTCCCATAAAGATGAGTCCCAAGGCACTGACGATTTTCTTCGCGGTCTGCTTCAATATTGACACCTTTAATGTTTTAAGAATGAAAGAAGATACATTATTTCtcgaaggaaaatgatttatctacaacacattttacaacacattgtacaacaatgtgttaaatgaggggcattattgtaaaatcatcttatttttataatatgattttacaataatgcccctcatttaacacattgttgtacaatgtgttgtaaaatgtgttgtaagTGTATCACTACTCCGCCCTTTGTTATCTTGGAACCAAGAAGTCTTATAGCGGCAATGGTCCGGATTTATGTTCCTCGGCTACATCAAGGAGAGGATTGCCAGCTGGTGGTTTTTTCTATTGTGGCTGAAAGCCACACCAATAAAGATGCATCATGGTTGACTGCTTCAAGACGCTTTTGTAGAGCTTTTCATGTCCTCATCGTCCCTATCTTCGGAAAGGGAAGAAATAATTTATGTCATCTTCTgccaaaagagagaaaaaaaaaaaggaatttaagTCCAATGGTATGCTACGATATAGCAGGAATGGGTGGCACTTGAGTTACCACGCCCAATGGTGCGCTAGTTCCAAGACGGAGAAAGGTGGATTAGTGGGCATCAAAGGCAACTGGAGGGTTATGGTGGGGTTTGGGTGGAGGGGATGGAAGGTAATAGGTTCAGGATTTTtccttccaacaaaaaaaaaaaaaaagaaaaagaaaaggaaaatgaaagatgaattgcactaaaacaaacaaactcaaagacctaaaaaaaacaaaaactctaaaGAGCCAAAGAACATGGCAAGGCGCTATAGAAGAACAGGGGATCAAAAGGAGGCATGAACGGTACCATGGAGGTGCCAGGCGTGACACTCGTGCCCCACCTCATGGTGCATGAGGGACACGTGccggtgtattgggatttgaaatgatattatttttggaacTCATAAAAGGGACTCCATTGATGGGGCAGGTCGCGTGTGGTGAGAATGTTGAAGGGGATAATAGATCTAGTCTCCAAAgtgggtagagagagagagagagagagtgacaaCACCTCCTTAGTACTGAAATGAGCTgctacttttcataaaaattttccttttatcacaattaatattaaATCTAACATTGGATAAAGGAGACTCTCATTTTTCATAACTCTCGAAACTCTAAATACAATGCTtgtcaaaatatacaaaaaaacaaTTGTCACATTAGTGACACATAAAAACCATAATCATTTATCAAAGTACATCACCAAAGTCTATCatgtttatcaaaataatttcaacaaaatagATCACAAGCTAAAACTCCATCGCAATACCCAACCCAACTTACTAAACATCATTCTATTCTTTCTGAGTAGTGTCTCACTCTGCAATTTCATCTTCGTCATTATCTAGATGtttaaaacattatatataaaactgagTCTAATACTCAATAAGTATACAAATCTAAAGCATTTCAATTAAACATTACTAATACAGTTTTCACTTTATATTGGCCAGTACATACTATTATGCCTTATGTATTAGGATTAGCAGTCTTTTA from Juglans regia cultivar Chandler chromosome 2, Walnut 2.0, whole genome shotgun sequence carries:
- the LOC108981895 gene encoding uncharacterized protein LOC108981895; this translates as MGMGMAGMAVRVLGAGSRSMSTKAHNSIPKEIAKAINPKTASSEFRKFLGIPHSSRSQNALLISKFLRLYTFRSPGIKKDNIWEDNLNKMLQGKDRVGLPEIAKLLSPQFNHQGGMNATSEDSKQQMGNVKGKAKKKGSKKKK